The following coding sequences are from one Lycium ferocissimum isolate CSIRO_LF1 chromosome 3, AGI_CSIRO_Lferr_CH_V1, whole genome shotgun sequence window:
- the LOC132049292 gene encoding casein kinase 1-like protein HD16 translates to MPELRSGARRSKRLGDLQPAPQPVVGQEENLVLPPTQNRTRRRGGGGGRGRGGNATAAIGKGPSGTTRGRPSGAGRGRGIRLIDLDPEPPCEVLPQAAPVGVAEPAFNRIDGAADKKIAMDGGGSADKVMAVEEEASTTPVPDRVQVGNSPVYKTERKLGKGGFGQVYVGRRTSGGSERTGPDAIEVALKFEHRNSKGCNYGPPYEWQVYNTLNACYGIPGVHYKGRQGDFYILVMDILGPSLWDVWNSLGQSMSPNMVACIAVEAISILEKLHQKGFVHGDVKPENFLLGLPGSPDEKKLYLIDLGLASRWKDAASGLHVEYDQRPDIFRGTIRYASVHAHLGRTGSRRDDLESLAYTLIFLIKGRLPWQGYQGDNKSFLVCKKKMATSPELMCCFCPAPFKQFLEAVTNMKFDEEPNYAKLISFFESLIEPVTSLRPIRIDGALKVGQKRGRLLINLEEDEQPKKKVRLGSPATQWISVYNARRPMKQRYHYNVADSRLRQHVDKGNEDGLYISCVASAANLWALIMDAGTGFSSQVYELSAVFLHKDWIMEQWEKNYYISSIAGAANGSSLVVMSKGTPYTQQSYKVSESFPFKWINKKWKEGFHVTSMTTAGSRWGVVMSRNAGYSEQVVELDFLYPSEGIHRRWESGYRITSMAATADQAAFILSIPRRKMIDETQETLRTSAFPSTHVKEKWSKNLYIASICYGRTVC, encoded by the exons ATGCCAGAATTGCGTAGTGGAGCAAGGAGATCAAAACGGCTTGGTGATCTCCAGCCTGCCCCTCAACCTGTTGTTGGCCAAGAGGAAAACTTGGTCTTGCCGCCTACTCAGAACAGAACCAGGAGAagaggtggtggtggtggaagaGGAAGGGGTGGTAATGCAACGGCGGCTATAGGAAAAGGACCTTCAGGGACGACACGTGGGAGGCCAAGTGGTGCTGGTAGGGGTAGAGGGATTAGGTTGATAGATTTGGACCCAGAGCCACCGTGTGAGGTGCTTCCTCAAGCTGCTCCCGTTGGGGTTGCCGAGCCAGCTTTTAATAGAATTGACGGTGCTGCAGATAAAAAGATCGCAATGGATGGTGGTGGAAGTGCAGACAAAGTAATGGCAGTTGAAGAAGAAGCAAGCACGACTCCTGTACCTGATAGG GTGCAAGTGGGTAATTCTCCTGTATATAAAACGGAAAGGAAGTTAGGTAAGGGTGGATTTGGGCAAGTATATGTTGGTCGAAGAACAAGTGGAGGAAGTGAGAGAACCGGACCAGATGCTATTGAG GTTGCATTAAAGTTTGAGCATCGAAATAGTAAGGGTTGCAACTATGGCCCTCCTTATGAGTGGCAGGTGTACAA CACCCTAAATGCATGCTACGGAATCCCAGGGGTTCACTATAAGGGTCGTCAGGGAGACTTTTACATCTTG GTCATGGACATACTTGGACCCAGCTTGTGGGATGTGTGGAATTCTTTAGGCCAGTC GATGTCGCCGAATATGGTAGCATGTATCGCGGTGGAGGCAATATCGATTCTTGAAAAGCTGCACCAAAAGGG GTTCGTGCATGGAGATGTGAAGCCAGAAAATTTCTTACTTGGTCTGCCGGGAAGTCCTGATGAGAAGAAGCTGTATCTTATTGATCTCGGTTTGG CATCTAGATGGAAGGATGCAGCATCCGGTCTGCATGTTGAATATGACCAGAGGCCAGATATATTCAG GGGCACAATAAGATATGCAAGTGTGCATGCGCATTTGGGTCGGACTGGAAGTAGAAGGGATGACCTTGAGTCACTAGCATATACATTAATATTTTTGATAAAGGGAAGGTTACCGTGGCAAGGCTATCAG GGTGACAACAAGAGTTTCCTTGTCTGTAAGAAGAAAATGGCCACTTCTCCAGAGTTGATGTGTTGTTTTTGTCCGGCGCCATTCAAGCAGTTCCTTGAGGCTGTGACAAATATGAAATTTGATGAGGAGCCAAATTATGCCAAGCTTATCTCATTCTTTGAGAGTCTTATTGAGCCAGTCACGTCACTACGACCAATCAGAATTGATGGCGCTCTGAAG GTTGGGCAGAAGCGGGGGAGGTTGCTAATAAACTTAGAGGAAGATGAGCAACCAAAGAAAAAAGTACGATTAGGTAGTCCTGCAACGCAATGGATTTCTGTTTATAATGCACGACGTCCCATGAAGCAGAG GTACCATTATAATGTTGCCGACTCTAGGCTTAGGCAGCATGTAGACAAGGGAAATGAAGACGGTCTTTACATAAGCTGTGTGGCCTCAGCAGCCAATCTGTGGGCCTTAATAATGGATGCAGGAACAGGTTTCTCTTCCCAGGTTTACGAGCTTTCAGCTGTCTTCCTCCATAAG GATTGGATAATGGAACAGTGGGAAAAGAACTACTACATCAGCTCAATAGCTGGTGCAGCTAATGGAAGTTCCTTGGTCGTTATGTCCAAAG GAACTCCTTATACACAACAGTCTTACAAAGTGAGTGaatcttttccttttaaatggataaacaaaaaatggaaagaagGTTTCCATGTAACATCTATGACCACTGCTGGCAGTCGCTGGGGTGTGGTGATGTCCCGAAATGCTGGTTACTCAGAACAG GTTGTTGAGCTCGACTTCCTTTACCCAAGTGAAGGAATACATCGACGGTGGGAAAGTGGTTATAGAATAACTTCTATGGCTGCCACCGCCGATCAAGCAGCTTTCATATTGAGCATACCGAGACGTAAGATGATTGATGAGACTcaagagactttgcggacatcTGCCTTCCCAAGTACTCATGTAAAG GAAAAATGGTCCAAAAATCTTTACATTGCATCGATCTGTTATGGTCGAACTGTCTGCTGA